A single genomic interval of Eurosta solidaginis isolate ZX-2024a chromosome 3, ASM4086904v1, whole genome shotgun sequence harbors:
- the LOC137247128 gene encoding uncharacterized protein, protein MNYSRIFGLFLLVLITVLNSSNAKIPNCANKKTGEIFQVKGDCHKYKCLGPHGGVEKLPCPKADCEYDGVIAQVGETFFVEGDCRTFTCLDAEGTLQIDPCPVTP, encoded by the exons ATGAATTATTCTAGAATTTTTGGCCTATTTTTGTTGGTTCTGATAACGGTGTTAAACAGCTCCAATGCCAAAATACCAAATTGTGCAAATAAGAAAACGGGCGAAATTTTCCAAGTTAAGGGTGATTGTCACAAATACAAATGCCTTGGTCCTCATGGAGGCGTAGAAAAATTACC aTGTCCCAAAGCTGATTGTGAATACGATGGCGTTATCGCGCAAGTAGGCGAAACTTTCTTCGTGGAGGGAGATTGTCGTACATTCACCTGCCTTGATGCAGAAGGAACTCTTCAAATTGATCC CTGTCCCGTAACACCTTAA